TGCGGCTGGGGAGCTCGAACGAGCAGAGCCACCTTCCTCATCACTCGAGTACGCCTCTTGGCGGAACTGCTTCGCGCTCAAGTCGTTCGTCTTGGGCATCGTGCCACATTTGCGGAACCAGTCAAGAACGAGAGCAGAGGCGTCCACGTAATGGGCATACGAGTATTTTTTGATCAAAATGAAGGAAATGTCGCTGAGATGCTCAGATATATACGTGTAAATTTGGTTGGCAGCAGCCGCTGCTGTACGACCCGCCGAGTGAGGTAGTGGTCTTGGATCCCGGCAAATatggcgcgcaagatgcatggcaccaagcgcaaggGTTGACGGCAATGTGCTTATAAAGCTCTGGTGGAATAGCGTAACTTCAAGCAAGAAGCGAGCCACAGTGTGAGTTACAGGCTTCGTCGGTGGGGAGCAAGAGTATTCGTAGCGCAGCCATGTCTCCGCAGTTGGGTGTCCGAGGACCCAATCAAGAGTAGACAAAACATGCCCTTCCATCTGAATAAAAGCACTGGTATCATATGCGTTGCAACACATCTGGCTCAATTCATTCACGGTAGGAACACGGTCTTTCGAATCTTCGAATTTCGCAGCAATCAGCAGTGCGGCACAGCCTACGAGCTGGTAATGCCTTTTGTATACAATCCGTTTCGACACGTAACGGTCCACCATGTTCATCGTGAGGTATAGCGTCTCGGGACGTAAACGGAACGACTGGTGAATTTCGACCAAGAAATCCACGAGGTACGGCCGCATAAACCAGTGGAGCTCAGGCTGAACATTCATCAGCTCAACATTGGCCAACGTCTGCTTCTCCAGCATGTACATGTGCTCAATGATCTCGGGCTGGTAATCAACTTCCGCGAGCGCCCCGCCGACAAAAGCACGCATCGGTCGGACTGGCGTACGTGACTTTGCAACCGCAATGGAGTTGTCCATTTGTTCAGAGGAGGGCAGCACAATTGCGCTAGAGTGTCGTATGCGATGGTTGTTCGACAGTGCAGTCCCGCTCATGGCGCCCGCACTAGCAGTGTGGGACATGGAATGGTTTGCAAACGTAGGCCAGTTGATCAAACCCAGCTGACCATTTTTCGGCAAGGCATACATACTATGCCGATTTGAGGGATAATTCAGTGCTTGTACGCCGTCAGACATAATGATGGAGCGATAAGGGCAGCGACCACGCCGGACAATGCGTAGTCGAAACAAAGAAAGGCGCTGACTTTTTGCAAACGCAATCAGTGACTGATAGCACCTTAGGTGGTAAAGGTGTACAGACAAGGGATAGAGTGACCAAGGGACTGCTTGCGTTTACGTTATAAGCGACTGGTGTGCAGAAGATGTCTAGCCCCTATGATTAAGAtgcaagcgcatgcgctACGTCCCTGCTACAAGCCTGCAGCGATAAAGTGACAGGCCTCCTTCGGTCAATCACTTTCACcactcgcgcagcgatttGGTCGAATTAGACTACGAAGAGTGCGCCAGCGCTCAACCCGCCTGGGTAAGCTCGCATTTCCTCTGCATGCCTAGCCAGGGCAGAATTCACAACCCACTAATGCTGAAAATACAATATTCCAATTGCAACCCATAGAATCCCACCGACTCAAAGAAAAGACCCCCAAATGTTCAGCCTGCAAGTTTTTATTCGCAGTCGAAAATGCCCGGGGATTTCGCtggcgtgcagtgcgcaatgcgcagtAAAGTGCAGGCAACGCCTGCAAGGGGAATGTAGTCTGCATGCTTAGCAAAGAGTGCAGAATGTGGAAACGAGCGGGATGAATGTGGAGGTTGTGTAGAGTGAGCGACGCGCAAAAAAAAGTGTCGTGCGCCTGCTGTGACGATGGTGTCATTTAATTGCGACGGTTGCGGCGACGTGATCAAAAAGCCAAAACTCTCTCAACATTACCAGAGATGCTACTCTCCATTCACTTGTTTGGACTGCAGTGTGCAGTTTGCAACGCCTGGCGATGCACATACGTCATGTATTACTGAAGACGAAAAGTATCAGAAGAGGTACGTTACATAAGAGAAGGTACTGACGTTGGTAGTTTGTACAAAGGGAAAAAAAAGGTATGATATGCGTAGAGGGGATGACTCACCACTAGACGGATCAACAACttggtgctgcagcgaaACCCAATGCCCATGTGCATGATACCCAGAAGCACGCCAAGCAGGAAGATGCTAAGCGCGATGCTAGCAATGAGAGAGTAGAGACAAAAAGCATTACCGATGATTCTTGCAAGAAACGTAAGCGCGGATTGAGTTTGCCGGAAGCAAATGTTGACGCGCGTGCCATGAAAAAGAAACTGAACAGTTTGAGTAAGGACGATGAAAAAGCAAGCACACTTTCTATCAAAAGCGTAAAGCAGAGGATGGATGCAGAAAGGATCAAATCGACGATCGTGACGTTGGAAGACGGGGGCAGCGCCCCTATTTCCCTGAAGAAAATTGTCAAACAACTCGCCAAAGAGAGTCGCGAAGATGCCGATGATATCCGTTCTGAGCTTCTTAAAAAGCTCAAAGTGTTTATCACACCCAAGGGTGCTCTCTCGTTGACATTCTAAGTCGCAGACGTAGGTAGCCTAACCCAAACATAATATGCACAACACCTCCACATCTTGCACGCTTCTATGGCGCCAAAGCGTGGGCAGCGGTACGTACCGTCAAACGCACGGGCGTGGCAGAATCGAATCAAGGATCCGCAAGATGCAATGGCACTTTTATCGAGTCCTTCGCGCGGACATGATGCCGTGATAACCATGTCCATGCTTGGCATGGAGAACACGACAGGCGAGATCAAGTACGTCATATATGTCGCTTACCTGTAGCCTATCGCATTCACAAGTACAAGACAAGTACAGGGCGTATATTTCTAAAAAGGTTTGTTTGTGCATATGCATTTACATGACAAGATCTGGGAGCATAGTAAAAAGTACGCATCGTGCGCAACGCTGCTTTCGACGCCGGGCCCTACACCGTTAGAGGGAACACCCAAAGAGTACTTGCAAGCCGAATCGAATGCAACGAAAGAGAAGCGTAGAGACCTTGAGTCAATTTTGTTGCTCGTACGCAAGCTGCGTGAGGGATTGGTGTCAAGTGCACGGTTCGACGCATTTACGCTGGACGTGTACGAATTATCCATCGTTTTGTCCATCTTGTGTGGAAACATGGCTCAACTTTCTCTCGCTTTGGCACGCATGTTTGAGGATGTATACCCAATTACCACAGAATCTGACGCAAATACAGAGCACCCCGTTGCGGTCGACGTCGCAGTTTTGTTTCATCATGACCCGAACCCATCCTCACTATGGCAATCTAGTCTTATGCGTGGACGGCGTGCTATGTTTGAGTGTCTTTGGCTTTTAGAAGCTGTCATTGCAGCACGTCCTGGACATATGCACGAGTTCCTTGCAAGGCGATGCTTGCTTCAAGCGCGTCAGGgacgcagcgacgcgcgcattgatTTTTTTATGCAATTTGCAAACACAGCATACACGGCGCTCCAGCGAGCAGATTCAGAGACGCTGTTGCGTCTGTTCTCCAACGATTCCTCGTGTACCACTGCAGAATCCCTTAAAAAGTGCAGCTTTAGTGCCCTTTTCTGGCCCAAAGCGCTGGCGCTCAATCTAATCGTCAAAGTACGGACGTGCGCGGAACACGTAGTTCGGCGTGCCTACCTCCAAATTCCAGCCCGGCAAGAGTTTGTGACTATTGTGAAGGGATTAGAGTGTTCTACCTTAGATGTCAAGAACGAATTGACAAGCAACCTTGAGAGTATCCGCTGGTTGGAGACCAGGCTGCTTCTGGACCTGAACACGCAAGAGGCATTGTTTGGGAAAAAAGAGCACGGCACAAACGACACAAATCTCACCCGAAGTCTGGATCTGCTCTATGGAATTGCAAGACAGCTTGGTGAACACCGCTGGAATACAGCAATCGCACAACTCCGGAACAGAGTGAGTAGCACACCGTCCTCGCACACGCTTAAATTAAAGCCGTAGCTGTACCTGTTGCTTGGGAACTATgcctcgcgcaaaaagtcATGGAAATGTGTCGAACGTGTGCCACGTGGACGCTGCTAGCCTCCACCGCGACTCGCCACGCTGCTTTCCCCAGTCTAGAAAGGTACACAAGATGTCTGCTTGGGATCAAACTGTCGTCATTGGACAAAAGGTTCGCCCTGGGGGCTCTGGTGCTGGCGGTAACCAAGGACCTACCGCTCTTGAGCGTGCAAAACAGGTCGGCGCTGTTAAGGAGAACGATCGCAAAAGTACGTACGGCGGGAATAGCAAGACTGACTTTTCTAGCGGCTGCTGGTATGAACAAAGCGCATCAAGGTACCGACCATCAGCGCATTGCGAAGCTTGATCGTGAAAATGAGGTTGCACCGCCACCAAAAGTGTCTCCCACTGTTGGTAAGGCCATTGGCCAGGGCCGCCAGGCCAAAGGCATGACGCAGAAGGAACTCGGCACCAAGATTAACGAGAAGCCAAACGTCATTGCTGACTACGAAAGCGGTAAGGCAATCCCGAACCCCCAGATTCTTGCCAAGATGGAGCGTGTCGTTGGTGTCAAGCTCCGTGGGAAGGATATTGGCGCTCCTTTTGGCGGTCCGAAGAAGTAAGCCAAATGTTCGAAAATTCTGGACGTTACCCGTCCAAAAAAGGATACTCCGTAAAACATACTCATATGTTAGTTCTAGTGACTATATGACGAGTGCTTATTAAATGCCAGAGGGGGACGTGCAAATTATATTAGTATCTGCTTCCGCGTCCGGGGTAGCACAATGTACAATCTCATTTTGAGGTAGTTCGGGCACAAGCTTTTGCGAGTAGTCTTGTGCATCGCATTGAAGGGTGCTGGTGGGAGAAATTTGCATGGGCTCGTCCGTCAAAGTCGAACTTGTGGCGGAAGTTACATCCAGTATCGGATCTAGGCAACGCCCCCGGTGTTCACCAGAGCCATTGCTATCTGGTTTGGATGGCGACGGACTGTGGCACGCGGCATTGACAGTATTATTGGAACACATTAActcgctgctcgcgcgcgtcatGGAGTGATGCTTGAATTTGTAGACTGCACGTGCGACGGTAAAGACGCTGCTGATGCGGCTGATGGCACTGTGCACATCCTCGTCAGTAacctcgcgcacgacatGTGAATTATTCACTTCCTCGAGCGTTGGCACATGGTCGAGCCCGTTGCGTGTCACCCAGGGATGTATGTACAATTCATCGGTGGTGATACGGtgctcctcgcgcttgtcAAGCATGCGTAAGAGCAGGTCGCAACATTCGGGCGACAGCTGCTCGCCCAAGACGATATCGTCTTTTTGAATCGACTCGTACAATTCAATGACATTCTTTTTGTCAAAGGGCAAACGGCCCATGACCATGGCAAAGAACGTCACGCCGAACGACCAAATGTCATCCGAACACCCGTGCCATTCGACGTGGCCTGCTTGGCACAGCTCTGGGCTCATAAATGCGGGGCTTCCTGCTACTCGTTTCATCGTGTCGTCGCCAGGCATGCAGAACATCTCAGAAACACCAAAGTCCACAATCTTGCACACTGTACGGTCCTCGTTGAATAAAATATTATCCGGCTTAATGTCGCGGTGCACAATGCCGTTGTTGTGTAAATAGTCGATGCCGCTGAGAATCTGGACAAAGGATTTTCTTGCTTGATCCTCGGTCATGGGTATTACTTGCTTTCCAGGGCTGACATCGATGAGTATACCGCCAGGGCAGTACTCAAAAACCATGTACAGTTTCTCACTGTCTGAGTCATCCAGTACTTCGAACAATTTAATTACGTTTGGATGGAGTAGTTTCTTCATAATGGCGATCTCAGTGCGCACCAAAAACAAAGGATCTTCCTCATTCTCTTTTCGCAAAGTcgcgttgcgctgctcagGGAACTGCGTCAAGCGGTGACTAGAGATGCGCAAATTGTGCCGTAGTCGGAGCTTGCCAAACTCTTTTACGGCTACAAAATGATTTACATCGCCGCGATTCTCACCTAGATATACGGCTCCAAAACTGCCCTGTCCCAAGGGCTTAAGAATATGATACTGGTTTATTTGCCGTGAGCCATCAGCAAGTTCTTGGGAAAGAGCGTGAAGCGATTCGCGGAGCGTTGAATGGTCGCGCCGATACTCACGCTGCTGTTGGCGCGTCAATTTAGTTACGGGAACATTGCTTTTATCTTGCATGCCAGGCAGGGGTGCAAAGAAGCGTCCCAAGGACGTAGTTGAAAGTTATGGTTGAGGTGTATAGTGGGAAAAACCCTAAAAAAAGAAATTAAATTCGGCAGGCGTATATTTATGGGATAGCGACAGGCACCGCTCCAATCTCGGAAGAGTATGGCACGGTACGGCGCCGATCGTGCAAAATGTGCCGTAAAGAATGCGCAAGGTGTACGTATGCCCGCGTACCGACTTATCCGCACAGCTTTCTTCTGCGGCGCTCTCTGCGCTCTTGCCTCCTCCATTGTGTTCCAACAGGTACGGCCGATGTACAGGCACTTATTGCAGCGCTATACAATATACCGTGGTGAACGCCACTGAACTGACTGCCAAAATGCGGCATGAAATCTTTACCTTGTTAGAGGCCAATATGAAGCATTTCTACGTGGGTGCGGCAGCTTGGGATGTCCGTGCGAAGAAAGCAGAGTTGTTCGATCCTGCGTCCAACTTTCTCCTTGTTACAGGATCACTAGATTCTGACTGTTCGGATATTTGTGGCTTCGTCATGTGGCGCTTCGACGTGGATGAGACACGAGACGACCCGTTCGCAGAGCCTGGCGACGAGCTGATCGAAGTCGCGTACTGGTACGTCACGTTGCTATACTGACATCTAGTTATGAGCTGCAAGTATCGCAGTTGCATCGCAGACGCAAACTCGGTAGTATATTGCTGCACGCATTGGAGAGCATTGCATGGCAGACGTGCATGCGCAAAGTCATGCTCACTGTTTTCAAAGCGAACAAAGAAGCACGCGAATTTTATCACAATCAAAGGTACATTCTCGACACTACATCGCCGGACAACGATGAATATGAATGTGCCCAGGAAGAACAGTATGTTATTTTATGCAAGCCGTGTCCATCTCTCCAAAGAGAAACCGGACGGCCTTGTTCATTAGATACCTTTACGAGAGCGGGCTGAGCATCCTGTATGTGTCAATATCCTGTCACCCATAGCAATGCATACCTAATCAAGTTCGGACGCGACTGGCTGCTCACAAAGCCAACGTAGATCACAAAGGGGACCCTGGTATCGTTAGTCTCCACCGCAATCGCACATACCAGCCGTAATGGACAACAGTCTTAAAAATGTCGAAAGTGCGAACAATACGCTCCTGAATAGTGTAAGAATATCGAATGTGTAATTAAACACGTACCTTTGTATCTTCGGAAAAGCCCATTGCGGTTGTTCCAAGCAAGTGCGACGGCAACTCCACAGACCGCCGTTTTGCCGCAGCGAGAAAACCCCACGTGGGACTTTTTCGAGGCGCCGAATTTCCGCGCGCACCTTTCTTCATCGATTCTGGCGGCATGGCTACTCAGGATACGTTTGCAACGACGTCTGCGTTGCATCTCAGCTTCCCACCTGCCGCATCAGGCATTCTCCATTCGCGTTCTTTGAGTGGAGTTAAAGTGCACCCCGTACGTACCCGCCACCGCTGTTGCTGACAAGCAGGTTGCGCTTTTTTCCATTCTGGACCACTTCCTTCGCCGCGATGGTTCGCAGTCGCGCGTAATTGGCACACTCCTTGGTACACGTAGCGAATCGGAAGTCGAAGTTCGCAGCTGCTTCGCTGTGCCGCATGGCGAAAGTGAGGACCCTTGGCAAATTCACCTGGACGCGGAGCACCACCGCCGTATGCTGGGATTGCACCAGCGTGTGCGTCCCGAAGAAGTGGTGTTGGGCTGGTATAGCACATCCCCTGACCTGAACTCGAACAGTGCCTTAATTCAGGACCACTACTCGCGCGAGACCGCACCGCACCAAGCCGTGCACCTTACTCTGAATACCAACGTGGCTGACAAGGAGGACGGTCTGGGCGTAAGGACCTACGTCAGCTCCTTGCTGGGCGCAACGGTAAGGCCAGACAGCTGCACATTCATTTCTGTTCCTACTACGCTGCTCACTTCGAGCCCCGAGCAGACGGCAATGACACACTTGGCCAACCCTGCCTCGGGCGAGTCGAGGACAGATTTGGACGCACTGGCAGCCTCGCTGGAGCAGGTACATTCACAGCTGGAGCGTGTGCTTACATACTTGCGCAAAGTACTTGCGGATGAGATCCCAGGCGACAAGGCCGTTGGCCGTTTCTTAAGCGATACCATTGGTGTGGTACCTGCGGGTgtcagcagcgcgacgctggaATCGCTCTTCAATTCGCACATGCAAGATATTTTCATGGTCTCGTACCTGTCTAAGATTATTAGTGCGCAAACTGAAGTCTCcacgcgtcttgcgcttctgACATGAGCATGCTAACTGTATAGAAAAACACACTTGGTAGCGTGAAAGAATGTATTGGCGTTTGCTATTCCATGGCGGGGTTCTCGAGGCGGACGAATGCGGCAAAGTACTTGTCGCCCGCATTACGTTCCACCTTGCGACCCTCCTCTGTACTAAAAGTGACTGCGTCGACGCATGGGTCATtctgcagctgcggcgcgtcgtcgggAATGCGTTCAAAAAGTGAAAACTCGTCCAAGTGCTTGACCATCCATACGTGTAAGTCGCGCACGTCGGTAATAGTGTAAATAATTCCACCAGGACGAAGCACATATGCGTACTCTGCTAGCAATGTAGACGAAATaatgcgcgctttgtgcttgcgcgtctTAAAGTGCGGGTCGGGGAAAAGAAAAAAAATCTTGCTCAGCTGGCCACGTTCGAAAAAGTTGGGCAAGAATTTCATGGCATTAGAGCGGAGCACGCTAATGTTCTGGTATCCGCCATTCACATGCCCGGCCTCAAG
This is a stretch of genomic DNA from Malassezia vespertilionis chromosome 1, complete sequence. It encodes these proteins:
- the TRM8 gene encoding tRNA (guanine(46)-N(7))-methyltransferase (COG:J; EggNog:ENOG503NU0S) gives rise to the protein MDWSVHYPEMYKLDEYCNPLCKVEFADIGCGFGGLLMRLAPMFPDKLILGMEIRTQVTQYVHDKINALRLAHKQALSAQGTNDHEPTKLVASAADIDEDADEKRQNEKLVLEAGHVNGGYQNISVLRSNAMKFLPNFFERGQLSKIFFLFPDPHFKTRKHKARIISSTLLAEYAYVLRPGGIIYTITDVRDLHVWMVKHLDEFSLFERIPDDAPQLQNDPCVDAVTFSTEEGRKVERNAGDKYFAAFVRLENPAME
- a CDS encoding uncharacterized protein (EggNog:ENOG503P9F9) — encoded protein: MSMLGMENTTGEINKKYASCATLLSTPGPTPLEGTPKEYLQAESNATKEKRRDLESILLLVRKLREGLVSSARFDAFTLDVYELSIVLSILCGNMAQLSLALARMFEDVYPITTESDANTEHPVAVDVAVLFHHDPNPSSLWQSSLMRGRRAMFECLWLLEAVIAARPGHMHEFLARRCLLQARQGRSDARIDFFMQFANTAYTALQRADSETLLRLFSNDSSCTTAESLKKCSFSALFWPKALALNLIVKVRTCAEHVVRRAYLQIPARQEFVTIVKGLECSTLDVKNELTSNLESIRWLETRLLLDLNTQEALFGKKEHGTNDTNLTRSLDLLYGIARQLGEHRWNTAIAQLRNRVSSTPSSHTLKLKP
- a CDS encoding uncharacterized protein (EggNog:ENOG503NYNR; MEROPS:MER0030133; COG:J); the encoded protein is MKHFYVGAAAWDVRAKKAELFDPASNFLLVTGSLDSDCSDICGFVMWRFDVDETRDDPFAEPGDELIEVAYCILLHALESIAWQTCMRKVMLTVFKANKEAREFYHNQRYILDTTSPDNDEYECAQEEHGLSILQPVMDNSLKNVESANNTLLNSVALFSILDHFLRRDGSQSRVIGTLLGTRSESEVEVRSCFAVPHGESEDPWQIHLDAEHHRRMLGLHQRVRPEEVVLGWYSTSPDLNSNSALIQDHYSRETAPHQAVHLTLNTNVADKEDGLGVRTYVSSLLGATVRPDSCTFISVPTTLLTSSPEQTAMTHLANPASGESRTDLDALAASLEQVHSQLERVLTYLRKVLADEIPGDKAVGRFLSDTIGVVPAGVSSATLESLFNSHMQDIFMVSYLSKIISAQTEVSTRLALLT
- the MBF1 gene encoding multiprotein-bridging factor 1 (COG:K; EggNog:ENOG503P40Q; BUSCO:EOG09264MN3), with the translated sequence MSAWDQTVVIGQKVRPGGSGAGGNQGPTALERAKQVGAVKENDRKTHQGTDHQRIAKLDRENEVAPPPKVSPTVGKAIGQGRQAKGMTQKELGTKINEKPNVIADYESGKAIPNPQILAKMERVVGVKLRGKDIGAPFGGPKK
- a CDS encoding uncharacterized protein (EggNog:ENOG503NVG0; COG:D) — encoded protein: MDNSIAVAKSRTPVRPMRAFVGGALAEVDYQPEIIEHMYMLEKQTLANVELMNVQPELHWFMRPYLVDFLVEIHQSFRLRPETLYLTMNMVDRYVSKRIVYKRHYQLVGCAALLIAAKFEDSKDRVPTVNELSQMCCNAYDTSAFIQMEGHVLSTLDWVLGHPTAETWLRYEYSCSPPTKPVTHTVARFLLEVTLFHQSFISTLPSTLALGAMHLARHICRDPRPLPHSAGRTAAAAANQIYTYISEHLSDISFILIKKYSYAHYVDASALVLDWFRKCGTMPKTNDLSAKQFRQEAYSSDEEGGSARSSSPAASIFSTPSRSITRDDDDDESLPVTPLSLHSVHDTTYNHTQSGRYNVDRLNVRHSLHIPVDHKSQHGAPWLNLNNLKPVAKQSVRPRMDMEVDMPTRN
- a CDS encoding non-specific serine/threonine protein kinase (EggNog:ENOG503NZRP; COG:T), which translates into the protein MQDKSNVPVTKLTRQQQREYRRDHSTLRESLHALSQELADGSRQINQYHILKPLGQGSFGAVYLGENRGDVNHFVAVKEFGKLRLRHNLRISSHRLTQFPEQRNATLRKENEEDPLFLVRTEIAIMKKLLHPNVIKLFEVLDDSDSEKLYMVFEYCPGGILIDVSPGKQVIPMTEDQARKSFVQILSGIDYLHNNGIVHRDIKPDNILFNEDRTVCKIVDFGVSEMFCMPGDDTMKRVAGSPAFMSPELCQAGHVEWHGCSDDIWSFGVTFFAMVMGRLPFDKKNVIELYESIQKDDIVLGEQLSPECCDLLLRMLDKREEHRITTDELYIHPWVTRNGLDHVPTLEEVNNSHVVREVTDEDVHSAISRISSVFTVARAVYKFKHHSMTRASSELMCSNNTVNAACHSPSPSKPDSNGSGEHRGRCLDPILDVTSATSSTLTDEPMQISPTSTLQCDAQDYSQKLVPELPQNEIVHCATPDAEADTNIICTSPSGI